ATGATATTGGGATGAGCCATGACAATCAATGAAAACTAGGTAATGACTAACAGTAATTGTGACCTTTTGATAGCAGAGCTGGATGTGATAGCTCTTGACCAAATTAACCGATGAGAGACCTTGAGTATTAGTTGACATGATGATCCTAGAGAGTAGGTGACAGTCTCTACTGCTGATCGACTCCAAAATCTACTTGTACAAGCACAGATATTTATACAGAGAGACAAACAAGCTTTTACAGAAAATAGGATTACCATACAAACTCGTtgaaattttgtggaccaattttaagAGTAAAATATTGGGAGTCGACTGTGACAttcatactacttttgaccgtggTTAATACATGCATCATTCATGCAGATGTGCAGGAGGGCAGCTGGGACCAGGTGTTGTCCAAGTTAGGgtcatcgggagctcggatgggtgggcagccaggaaTGAGTGGAAGGTCCACATTCAGGGCATCAGCGAGAGTCTGCGGTCTGGACATTGAGAGCTCCGGGGACCTGGCGGCCATGGCCAAAAATTGAAGAGGTGGGGAGTGGTCAACTTTTGCACACATAGATCGGGGCCTAAATTAGGGGGGGATTGCCTTTTAGATGGTATCGACTTATCACACACGTATATATGGCACATTATGGAATAAACCCGTTAAAAATCACATGAAGACCTTTATtacaatttttgtcttttaaaatcttCGTTTTGTCTGATATGAAGAAGAATGCGCCAATAGCCACTGTTAGCGTCCTTGACTACAGTTAGTTTCTAAATACTATCTTTCTGAACAGATGCTGCATTAAGTCAGGCTGCCTGCCCAATTATGTTATTGACAGTGCCAATTTTTCACAACATTTCTTTCACAGTAGCAAAAAGAAACAATCTGCGGGAAGTGAGCTGATTAAGATGCATCAGTTGGGTGAaagagaatggtcaacattttcggtcaagaaccatagaacattacagcaaggataaaggctctttggcccttcttgtctgtgctgagccattattctgcctggtcccactgacctgcacccagcccatgtccctccatacctctcccatctatgtatctgtccaaattcttcttaaatgttaaaactgagcccccattcaccacttcagctatgGTGAATGGGGGCAGCTTGTTCCacgcccccaccactctctgtgtgaagaaattccccctaaatttttccctttcacccttaacccatgtcctcttgtttataTCTCACCTCCCTTCAGTGGAAAAACTTGACCTATATttactatctatccccctcatgattttgtatacctctaaccTTCATCAAGATCCCAGTTTTTTATACTCTTATGCATGGAACAGGATCATTTTATACTTATGCATGCTTTTCATGGTTTGCACCAAGTTGTTTGATACAGCAGCATCTGTATGAAATTGTAATGCTCAACGTTGTCTCAAAGACTGTGCTTCTCAACATTTTGttccccactcacgtaccaccttaagcaattccttactatccacagagcacttatggcatagggtgctctgtggttagtaaaggattactaaaggtggtatgtgagcagaaaaaaataagttgagaaccactgatttaagagAATGGCTTGGAGCCATCCATAAGGCATGGGCAGCTCGGTTAATTCCAAATTAAGTTTGTGGATATTACCCTGTCAGTCACCAAAAAATGCATTGCAATCtcctggaagtccaactcccccctGCTCATCACTCGATGGACCACGGAGATGCACAATTGTGtgcccatggagaaaataacatatcagTTAAGAAATAAGTCCTTAgttttgccaaaatatggcaacTTTATCTCGAGCACTTTGGTGCACAGCAATAGCAAcaacaaacagtttgtaaaagCTAACACATACATAAAGACAACAGCAGTGAAACACCTCAAGGAGAGGAAGTCGATTAGAAAGACCGGCGGGATACTgaagttttctttttatttatttctgctTGTCACTTTAATTGTTCTAGTTGTTTAATCTTCAAAGTTTTGGAAGGAGGAAATGAAATTGTAAGTCACCTGACATAGTGTTTGTATCCGAGAAGTGAATTATACTAAAAGAAAGTTTACAAATTTAATTAACTTCTTCATTATGCTTGGGCCACCACTCCATCATATCCATCCCTCTCTTTCTTGTCCCCAGTACTTGACCTCGGTTCTGATTTTCTTCCATAGATCTTTGGCGATCGTGCTCCAAATAAAAACTAAGTTAATGGAACTAAAACCCATATTCCAAAACCAAACAAAACAAACCTCCcaggaaaaaaatctttttcctctcccccaccccccacactttaccctaaaccccaccccccagcaCCAACAACCAAACTATTTGTGCCAATCTCCCCCTCTTTTCAAGAATACCCAACACTCCCATCTTCTACTTATACTTCCCTCCCCTTCTGTGAACTCCCCGTATCTCCACTTTATTTAACATATATAATCTCCTTCAAACATTAACACTGTAAAAGAAACATAGCCCTCTTGTAGTCCCCACACCTTCAATATTTACGATCCATTCTTCCCCGGATCCCTCTTTcctctttatttacatttacctTCAGTCTCATAGTGGTGGCAGGGTTCTTACAAAGTCCATTGCTTTCTTTGGGTCCTTaaaaaaccttttttttcctctcacccTGACAATATTCAGCGTTGCCAGGTGAAGGAGGGTACAttcaattcctttttgtttcagattATTTTATACTAAATAAAACTCCCACCTGAGCTTCAGCAACGTTGTACTTGTGTCCGGATAGAATCAGACCTTCCCCCTTCTTATTCcaacagacccccccccccccttgctttTGCCCCCACTGCCAATGCCCTCAAAATCCTCTCTCTATCCTGATAGCACTGGAGTCTCACCAGGATAGAGCGTGGCTGTAGGTTTGGTCCAGGGCACGGGGTGAGAGACCAGTGGCCCCATTCTATTTGCAAATTATCTCCTACTTTATCCCTCCCCAGTATCCCCGCTTACCCCCCACAATCTTAAATGTATTCTTCCTAATAATATTCTCTACCATATCTATTCTCTCCTACATCTTTATCCCTTTCCCATGCAAGCTTTTCATTCACCCCTCTAACCTTTTCAATTCTTTTCTCCGTTTGTTACCCTTTCTGTTAGACTGTCTAACCTTTCCTTAATTCCTCCTTTCCCTGCCATAAATGTCTTCAAAGTCTTTTTAATTTGCCTAATAGCCTCTAATACCTCAAACCCCCTTCCTCTATTATCAATTTTCCATCAACCTGCACTGTCTTTCTTTCATCTCTTCGACCTTTTTCTTCCTCATCTTCCTCCTCTTCCAGCTCGCTCTCCGACTCCAGGCCACCCCGCCACACATCTTTCCCGCTACTCTCCCTCTGGCCGTGTTGCCCTCGGAGTCTATCAGGTCCAATGCACCGGACCTGACCCCCTCTCACCTGCCGGTTGGAGTGCTCTTACCAGATAAGGGTTCATTTTTCCCGACTCCTCTCTTCCAAGATTGTGGACTAATTCTCTCCGCTGCCGCTGACATCCGACTCCCCGGGTCTTGCACCTCCCAGTTTCCCTCCACCACTGTCGTCGCTACCTGGTTTCGCCGCCATTGCGCCTCCACTTCTCTTGCCGCCACCAGCATCGACAGCTCCTCCCTTTCCCTCTTGGCCCGGGTCTCCCTACCTCAAGCCTCTGAGCTCCCGGTCCTCGCTGCCAACACAGCTACCGTTACGCCCATATCCACAGCCATCTTCTTCATTCCGGCCCAACCTCCTCCTTCTTGCGCCCAACAGCGCTCCCGACTCCACGGCTGGCGAGCTAGCCAAGCACCTTCCTGGTCTAGCCTCCCACAGGCTGTCCTTGCTCCTCCCAATGAGATCCCTGTTCAGGTTCCAGCATTGAGGCCCCCCTTCAGCTTCACCCTCTCTGCCACGAGGTAAGTTTTTGTCACCGTCTCCTCTTGCTATCTTTGCTTTTCTGCccattcttttatctctttacaatTCCATAAACTGAACTGTCGTTCTTTAGTGTGTTCCTACGGGGGAACCTCTTAAAAATTTTTGTAGGGGGATCTCTCCAGCGTCACTACGCCTCTACTGCCACCATTTTGTCCTCTCtgagcctcatgactttctgaacgaatgTCTAACAGGCAACCTTGTCAAGtggcttactaaaatccaaatacaccataTCTACCGCCctaccataaaacattacagcaaagaaacaggctctTTCCGCCCTTCTACACTGTGCTACATCTTTATTTTGCCCGgtctcactgatctgcacccagtccatgtccctccatactcctcccatccaaattcttcttgaatgttaaaactgagcccacattcaccacttcagctggcagctcgttccacactcccaccactctctgtgtgaagaagttcctcctcatgttccctctaaacatttcccctttcactcttaattcatgtcctttggtttgtaccccacctaccctcagtggaaaaagccaacctacatttactctgtccattccCCTCCTAATTTCAAATCTCCTCAATTATAAAATACACTCAACAATTttatttgttacctcctcaaaaaactcagtaaGACTCATGAGCcacaactttcccttcacaaGCCATGCAGACTGTCCTCGaatagactggacttctccaaatcctcatagatccctatccttaagaatcctctccaatacttTGCACACCCCTGACACAAGATAAACAAACTCGAACTTAATAATTGTAGCCAAAGTTCTACATTGTATTGCAATGGTCTATCTCTATTTTCACACTTCTGTTTTaacttttcattttgttttgtttaatGTGCAACAATATACAAAATCTGAAGTGGTTGATCATTAATCATTAATTTCAGGCTCTGTAAGATGTATCGTGTATGTCTAAAAGCTTACCTGTTTCTTTTGCATATTCCATTGTATTTGATGGTGTCTCATCCACATTCTGACATggatcagtgtgctgcaaattttCAAGCAAGTTTCCCAGTATTTTCCTCTTTACCTTTCTTCGTTCAAGCACCGCAAAACATTCATGAGAACCATGTTTCTCAAAGTGCTCTTTATGGTCACCAGGGGCAGCACTGTCAATTTGTGGCAATGAGTTCTTCTTTCCAAATTCCCAGTTGGTTGATGCTACCTCGACAGGATAAGAATCTGTTTCAAGAGGAATTAAATATTGTTGGTAATTATCCAGCACTGAAAAGTCGGTGGGCGGGAGGGGAAATCGCTCAGCACAGGTTGAAATGGCCTTGGAATGAATCAAGTGGATGGGTTCCTGGATCGTTCCCACATCTGATGAAAGAGCATGATGAATTGAACAAGTAGATTCTGATTTACGAGCAGTCTTTTGGCTCTTGTGTGCAGGTCCATGCCTGTTCGAACTTTTAAACAGCTGGGCTTCTTGTACTCGGGTCAAAATTGGAAAGCTGTCAAGTTCAACAGAAGCAAGCTTGCAGATAGGAGAGGGGGCTTTTTCTGTCATCTGGAGCACGGCCACTTCAAGGTCAGCTGACTTACACTCGATATTTCCTAATTTGTCTTCTTGCTCGActgaagagggatctggacaagTGGAAGCAAGTTCATCCTTGTTTACAGAACtcgtgtcttctttggcttggcttcgcggacgaagatttatggagggggtaaaagtccacgtcagctgcaggctcgtttgtggctgacaagtccgatgtgggacaggcagacacggttgcagcggctgcaggggaaaattggtgggttggggttgggtgttgggtttttcaagATACACAAAACCCATTTTATCCTTGGCTGCCTTTTGGGGCACAGGGTTTGAATTATTATTGCTTGGGTCTACAACGGATTCTTTCATTATTAAATCCTCTTGAAAGACAGGCTTATCTTTTAAAGGGAGACTCATAATAGGGAAGGAAACTTTCTGGTCAATGGGTACAGATGTGTTGCACAGCTGAGTAAAACTGTGGTCATTTTGGTCACCAGATTCTTCCACTTCAGATGCTGTTATCTTCTCTACACCTTCAGTTATCACTAGTTGTTGAAGAAAAAAGTGATCTCACATAATTTTGGTTCAAAccaaaaatgaataattaaaa
Above is a genomic segment from Narcine bancroftii isolate sNarBan1 chromosome 2, sNarBan1.hap1, whole genome shotgun sequence containing:
- the LOC138755862 gene encoding uncharacterized protein: MAFRKSVVPYGFKTLVETLGKTVLLKQPADIHQFASIYFKELLTFRAVNPTLDLKELANLFYLKKVITEGVEKITASEVEESGDQNDHSFTQLCNTSVPIDQKVSFPIMSLPLKDKPVFQEDLIMKESVVDPSNNNSNPVPQKAAKDKMGFVYLEKPNTQPQPTNFPLQPLQPCLPVPHRTCQPQTSLQLTWTFTPSINLRPRSQAKEDTSSVNKDELASTCPDPSSVEQEDKLGNIECKSADLEVAVLQMTEKAPSPICKLASVELDSFPILTRVQEAQLFKSSNRHGPAHKSQKTARKSESTCSIHHALSSDVGTIQEPIHLIHSKAISTCAERFPLPPTDFSVLDNYQQYLIPLETDSYPVEVASTNWEFGKKNSLPQIDSAAPGDHKEHFEKHGSHECFAVLERRKVKRKILGNLLENLQHTDPCQNVDETPSNTMEYAKETETYEIANEMQDPDSISMPSENYRRTEKDFPLSRAYCSHSQASSLLNVQMLHSEMQQESFNTMTDAFYQVFLRLGDLEFQVQDVVHRLEDLTVTVNEIHSAMNIATTGDLVSCTTFDQQRNYFQN